From Aedes albopictus strain Foshan chromosome 1, AalbF5, whole genome shotgun sequence, one genomic window encodes:
- the LOC134286562 gene encoding uncharacterized protein LOC134286562 yields MADLPIARLATYSAPFTHTGIDFFGPYEVTVGRRTEKRWGMLATCLTIRAIHIELVPSLSTDSCIMAIRNFIARRGTPSVIYSDRGTNFIGASRQMKEAAEAVNVDDVVKEFTSVDTTWSFNPPFAPHMGGSWERLIGSVKRNLRTINPPRNPTDEVLRNLLIEVENIINSRPLTHVPIDDDCGPALTPNHFLLGSSNGIKPYSTLDDSKAALRQNILASQVLANTFWKRWLSDYLPEITKRTKWFSRSDPVTVGDVVVIADPKLPRNCWPKGKVIEAHPSKDGEVRSATVRTSTGVYVRPVTKLAVLDVRREASKPA; encoded by the coding sequence ATGGCCGATCTTCCAATAGCACGCCTTGCGACGTACTCGGCCCCCTTTACCCACACAGGGATCGATTTTTTCGGACCGTACGAAGTAACTGTGGGAAGACGCACTGAAAAGCGATGGGGCATGCTCGCAACCTGCTTAACAATCCGAGCAATCCACATCGAATTAGTTCCTTCATTAAGCACTGACTCCTGCATTATGGCAATAAGAAATTTCATCGCACGCCGTGGTACACCTAGTGTGATATACAGCGATAGAGGAACCAACTTTATCGGAGCGTCTCGTCAAATGAAAGAAGCCGCCGAAGCAGTGAACGTGGACGATGTAGTGAAGGAATTCACTTCGGTCGATACAACTTGGTCCTTTAACCCACCCTTCGCGCCACACATGGGAGGCAGCTGGGAGCGGTTGATAGGCAGTGTAAAGCGAAATCTACGAACAATCAACCCTCCGCGAAACCCAACTGATGAAGTTCTGCGTAATCTTCTAATCGAAGTCGAAAACATCATAAATTCTAGACCGCTAACCCATGTCCCCATCGACGATGACTGCGGCCCTGCCTTAACACCGAACCATTTCCTACTTGGTTCATCAAACGGAATTAAGCCATACTCTACATTAGACGACAGCAAAGCTGCTCTTCGACAGAACATCTTAGCCTCACAAGTACTAGCGAACACGTTCTGGAAGCGTTGGCTTAGCGACTACCTGCCAGAAATCACCAAACGGACGAAGTGGTTCAGTCGAAGTGATCCAGTAACCGTGGGAGACGTGGTAGTGATTGCCGATCCCAAACTACCCCGCAATTGCTGGCCTAAAGGGAAGGTCATCGAAGCACATCCGAGCAAAGATGGAGAAGTTCGCTCGGCCACAGTACGGACATCTACCGGAGTCTACGTGCGACCAGTCACCAAACTTGCAGTACTGGACGTAAGGCGCGAAGCAAGTAAGCCAGCCTGA
- the LOC134290910 gene encoding uncharacterized protein LOC134290910, translating to MLVSLETEEEAIRTAEEVKYVHQRGGFEIRNWISNSTIVLEALNEKGFNEKDLDLSPEVSTEKVLGMWWCTVSDTFTYKIGWNRYDRALLEGHRRPTKREVLRVLMSIFDPLGLIAHFLMFLKVLLQEVWRSGVQWDEEITDDAFAKWQHWLKLLPQVEQVRVPRCYRSLTLTPEDEAELHIFADASESGMSAIAYLRFVKHQTIECRIVAAKTRVAPLKFVSIPRLELQAAVVGARLAHTIEDALSVKISKKYYWTDSRDVLCWLNSDHRRYTQFVAFRVSELLEITEANEWRWVPSKMNVADDGTKWSTFPDLSPGSRWFVGPEFLRLQETDWPQQPTNNCSTEEELRPSFLAYHVPYEPLVNSASFLAGSVC from the coding sequence ATGCTTGTCAGCTTGGAAACCGAAGAAGAAGCAATCAGAACAGCGGAAGAAGTGAAGTACGTCCACCAACGAGGTGGATTCGAGATCCGTAACTGGATAAGTAATTCGACAATAGTCCTGGAGGCTCTAAACGAAAAGGGGTTCAACGAGAAAGATCTGGATCTATCCCCAGAAGTCAGCACCGAGAAGGTCTTGGGGATGTGGTGGTGTACTGTTTCAGATACGTTCACCTACAAGATTGGGTGGAATCGCTATGACCGTGCTCTTCTGGAAGGCCATAGACGTCCTACAAAACGAGAAGTCCTGCGAGTGCTGATGTCAATTTTCGACCCTCTTGGCTTAATAGCTCACTTTCTCATGTTCCTGAAGGTGTTGTTGCAGGAGGTGTGGCGCTCGGGAGTTCAGTGGGACGAAGAGATAACCGACGACGCGTTTGCAAAATGGCAGCACTGGTTGAAGTTATTGCCTCAGGTAGAACAAGTCCGAGTTCCAAGGTGCTATAGGTCGCTAACCCTGACCCCTGAAGATGAAGCGGAGCTCCACATTTTCGCCGACGCCAGTGAAAGCGGAATGTCCGCCATCGCTTATCTACGGTTCGTCAAACACCAGACCATCGAGTGTAGAATTGTAGCAGCAAAAACTAGGGTAGCGCCGTTGAAGTTTGTATCTATTCCCCGACTAGAATTACAGGCCGCGGTAGTTGGCGCTAGATTAGCTCACACGATCGAGGATGCCCTgtctgtaaaaatttctaaaaagtaTTATTGGACTGACTCCCGCGACGTACTTTGTTGGCTGAACTCCGACCACCGCCGATACACACAATTTGTTGCGTTTCGTGTCAGCGAACTTTTGGAGATTACCGAAGCAAACGAATGGCGCTGGGTGCCATCCAAAATGAATGTTGCGGACGACGGTACCAAGTGGAGCACCTTTCCCGATCTTTCACCCGGCAGTAGATGGTTTGTTGGCCCGGAGTTCTTACGACTACAGGAAACGGACTGGCCACAACAACCTACGAATAATTGTTCTACAGAAGAAGAACTTCGTCCCAGCTTCCTTGCCTATCACGTTCCCTACGAACCACTCGTGAACTCAGCAAGTTTTCTAGCTGGAAGCGTTTGCTGA